acatttttgacaaaataaatattaagtttgatgtaaaatataacatataatatattgaaattaatattttggaatgacaattaccaattatattcgaaacatataaaaagtaaaaaaaatatattaaattaaactaatatatagtattatcaaaatttaaaatagattaaattaaactaacatatagtattaacaaaatttaaaatgaaaaaaaaaaggttaatgcaatacatatatttatactaataaaaagataaataaatattaaaaaatatgtatgcagtttggttcggtttggatcggttttaagaaatcaatccgaaatccgatccgatccagcggttttcacaaaagaacattcaaacacatccaaaaaacttcggttttttgcgattttcggtttttttggatcggttttcggtttttatttggattggtttggatttgagcacccctaggCATCTCCAATTCCCAAAGACTACTTGATGACAAGTCGTTGTGACATTGGGAAAGAAACGGAGATTACTATGTCGTATCGCCTCCTTCAGGATTTGGAAACTAGAAAAAAACCCTAAGTTCTCTAATAGTCACAATAGCAGCATGTGGAAGCGAATGTGCTTCCAAGGGCGCAATTCCTTGTGGTGATTAGGAAAAAATATGCTCCCCACAAGGAAACTGCCCCTTCTGTTATTTGCATCCTGAAACTGTTGACAACTTTTTCCTACAATGCGAGATAGCGAGAGCAACATGGTTCTGTTTGCATTGATTCTAGTAATTTTGTGGCATCATTAAGGATGTTAAAACTTGGGGGTGATGTCAAatgttaatgtttttttttttttttttgttaaaagttGATGAtttataagtaccaccaacttatttacaaagaaaatactacaattgctgatgccaaggatcgaacccctgaccaacagcctacacccgctcagtcagcaagtgccaactgagctacccCACCCACCCTTGGGGGTGATGTTAAAACTTGGGGGTGATGTCAAATGTTAATGTTACTAGTTATTAGTTAGAGTATCCGTTATGTTTGTTAACCGTTCTTTAAATTCTGTTGCTCATAGCCTAATAGGGCTCTCAAATTCTGTTTCCCCTTGATTGTAATGCTGCATAGGTTCAGCTTCTTTTGATTAATATTCCCTCCGGACACatttataagaaaatttgaattttttggtacattaaaaaatagatgtatgtagtctatattatagaccacaTACACCAACACGCGTCCGACACGAGACATGTCTAATCTGAAGAGTGTCCGCGCCTCGTAGGTCTTAGGTCTAGTCCtgaacatatttatttttttaataaaaatatattttaaaaaataaaatattaaaaaataaaattatatgatgtGGCAAGCCACatcagtatttttttaataaaaaatgagaaaaatgactgAAATGTTACAAGTatataagataaaggacctatattacaaataaaagataaatgatcaaagtgttacaaataaataagatagaGGACTTTTTGCCTAAATTTAATTATTGCATATTGCATTGCATTCGAATTGCAGGATCATAAAGGAATTACCACTACTATCATGCATGCATTTGGAAAGAACCTTTCAATTGCTCAAACATTGAATACCCTCCTAGGAACTGCCAAACTGCAATAACTTGTCCAATTCCCCTGTAAACCTCAACTAAACTCCATTAACTGATAGATACCAAACGTTTCTATAATTCTATCTCCCTTCATTTCATTTTCCCCTTAATTTAGACTCTATAAATATGCATTTCAGCCAAACCTCCATAATCATCTTATAAACTTCGCCAAAGGCTTTGTGTATTCATTTTCATAACTTGTATTGTGTCCTCAAAATCAAAATGGTTCTTACTTCAAAGAGAACTACTAAAAAAGCTACTGTCACTAAAAACCAACGCGATGAATCATCACTTTCACTAGTCCATGTTGAAAAAGCTCTAAGGCGCCTCAACATTACCAAAGAAGAAGGAATACAGCTTCCAACCATTGTTGTTGTCGGCGATCAGTCATCTGGAAAATCTAGTATTCTTGAATCTCTATCTGGTATCAGCTTACCACGAGGCCAAGGAATTTGCACAAGAGTACCACTGGTAATGAGGCTACAGAATCATCCACTTCCACTTCCTCATCCAGAACTCTTGCTAGAGTTCAATGGAAAAACAGTTTTTACAGATGAGACACATGTTTCAGATGCAATAAACATAGCTATTGAAGAGATTGCTGGTTCTGCCAAAGGGATTTCCAACACACCTTTGACATTGGTTGTGAAGAAAAATGGTGTGCCTGATCTTACTATAGTTGATCTTCCAGGTATAACTCGTGTTCCTGTTAAGGGACAACCTGATAATATTTATGATCAGATTAAGGATATAATTCTGGAGTATATAACTCCAGAAGAAAGCATTATCTTGAATGTTCTTCCTGCTACTGTCGATTTTACTACTTGTGAGTCTATTAGGATGTCTCAAAATGTTGATAAAACTGGTTCGAGGACACTTGCTGTTGTCACAAAGGCTGATAAATCACCTGAAGGATTGTTGGAGAAGGTTACTGCTGATGATATTAACATCAGTCTAGGTTATGTCTGTATACGAAACCGAATTGGAGATGAGTCTTTTGAAGAAGCAAGATTGGAAGAACAGAAGCTATTTGAGTCTCATTCACTTCTTTCTAAGATCGACAAATCCATTGTTGGTATTCCTGTCTTGATTCAGAAGCTTGTAGAAGTTCAAGCTAAGATGAATTCTGTCATGAATGAAGATGATGTGGACTTTGCAGTTGATGAAGGCATAGAGGAAGTGGATGAGCTAGCTGAAGAAGAGGATGTGCCCATTGCAAATATAAGGCCCAAAAGAAACACTAAGCTGCCTAACCACCTTAAGGACTTTGTTACTCCATCCTTGAAGAAGGGAAGCAAGAAATGAGCTTAGTATTTTAGAATATAACTCTGCTATTGCATTACCAAATTTTTCTATGCTCACTACTCCAAATTTTGTTAAAGAAACCATGGTCTTTTCAAGTCCAATGTTGGCTTATAATTCTTAAATCATTGGATGAATGTGAAATTTGTAGTTTGTTGGAGTAAAAATAACAATGAATTAAAGCTTTGTCAGTAAACTACCTAActataaaaatgtaaaatcttgtcaaatatataaataaaataatgtcaGTAAGTCACtttcataatttcacaaaaattaagaattatactagttggttttgtatgagaaacataaattataataggaacaaattgaaattgttccggtaaaaatgatttatttaatagGAACATTGTATTTTTATATGCAGACGTGGGAGTTCGAATTTTGAATATTTCAAGTAATTATTTTAAAGATGAAATTCTAAccattaaactacttgacaaaaaaataagaaattaaaataattagacGGAAAAAAGTGAACAAATAGTAAAGTGCATTATATAAGAAAGTAATACAATATATGCATTTGTCgtcaaaaatcacatttattaagaaaagaaaaatcgataatttaaaatatgatttttagtGTTGTCTTTGAAgatgtgaaaataatttttattagttattaattatgaaaaaaataagagagaaaaaaagttaaatgcaatttacatttaattttagaatttaattttatgagaataagtaaaattaaatctaaaaaatgataatttttttgtaatttctcCTTATAATTTAGAacatgaaaaattgatttggtagccaataaaattgtttaaaatctAGATTACGTGGGCCAATTAAAAAGAGTGTGGCCAAAAACGTGTGTTTGAGGCTTTGAGCATCTGCTGGTAAACAATACGGAGTAACTACCCCACACACACCATAATTATAGTAACTTCTAATAACTGCCATAGCAGTTACTTACTAAAATAGGCACCACCATAATTAACAAGCTTTATGCAATACTTTTCTCTTTAGGTTCTCTTCTATATAAATATATGCATTTAAGCTAAACCTCCATTCATTACAATCTCACTTCACTAGTTCTCAGTTGTACTAAAAATGACTTCTGGAAAGAAAAAGAGTTCCACAAAGGCTACTACTGTTAACAAACATGATGAATCATCATCGTCACTTGCATTGGTCCatgttgatgttgatgttgaTCAACCTCTTTCTGTTGCACTTGCACCTATTGTATCTTCATACAATGAGAAAATTCGTCCAGTTCTTGACGCCTTAGAAAATCTAAGGCGTCTGAACATTGCTAAAGAAGGAATACAGCTACCAaccattgttgttgttggagaTCAATCATCTGGCAAATCCAGTGTTCTTGAATCTTTAGCTGGTATCAGTCTGCCACGTGGACAAGGCATCTGCACTAGGGTACCCTTGGTTATGCGCCTCCAGAATCATCCACTTCCAAATCCGGAGCTTGTTTTGGAGTATAATGGCAAGCATGTTTCAACTGATGAGAAAAATGTTTCTGATGAAATCAACACAGCTACTGAAGAGCTTGCTGGAACTGCCAAAGGGATTTGCAACACCCCTTTAACTTTGATTGTGAAGAAGAACGGTGTACCGGATCTTACTATGGTTGATCTTCCAGGTATTACTCGTGTTCCTGTTCATGGTCAACCTGATAATATATATGATCAGATTAAGGATATTATCATGGAGTATATAACTCCAGAAGAAAGTATTATCTTGAATGTTCTTACTGCTACTGTTGATTTTACTACCTGTGAGTCCATTAGGATGTCACAGTCTGTTGATAAAACTGGTTTGAGGACTTTAGCAGTTGTTACAAAGGCTGATAAATCTCCTGAAGGTTTGTTGGAAAAGGTTACTGCTGATGATGTGAATATAGGTCTTGGTTATGTTTGTGTAAGGAACCGAATTGGTGAAGAGTCTTATGAAGAGGCTAGAAATGAAGAGCAGAAACTATTTGAGTCTCATACTCTTCTTTCCAGAATAGATAAATCTATTGTGGGAATTCCTGTTTTGGCAGAAAAGCTTGTTCATGTGCAAGCCATGATTATATCAAAAACTTTGCCTGAGCTCGTAAAGAAAATTAACGAGAAGCTTAACAATAGTTTACACGAGTTGGAAAATTTACCTGCCAATTTGTCTTCATTTGCTGATGCTATGTCTGCTTTTATGCATATTGTTTCTCTGTCAAGAGATACTCTGAGAAAGATTCTTCTGATGGGAGATTTTGAAGAGTATCCTGATGGAAAGCAAATGCATTGCACGGCTAGGTTAGTTGAAATGTTGAATTCTTTTGCAagtgatcttaaaaactctGCTGAGAGTATTGGAACCAAGGATTTCCTTATGGATGAGATCAAAGTTCTTGAGGAAGCCAAGATTATTGGTCTGCCAAATTTCATGCCAAGAACTGTTTTTCTGACCTTACTTCAGAGAAAAGTAAGAGGTGTTTCTCATATGCCAGTTAATTTTGTTGACGATGTTTGGAACTATTTGGAAACTATCATTACTACGGTTTTGAAGCGCCACTCTGAAAACTATTATCAGTTACAGGTCTCTACTCGTCGAGCAGCTGAGAATCTTATTgctaagaagaagaagaattccATTCAACACGTGATTCAAGCTGTTGAAATGGAAAAGCACACGGACTACACTTGTAATCCAGAGTACTTGCAGGAGTACTACAAGCTGGTGTCTCATCAAGAAGCGTTTTTGAAAGAGGTGTTGAATGTTAATCGACAGACAAGTACTGTGAAGCTTGAAGGGGTTGGAGACATTGAAGTTAATCATCTGCTAAACTATCCGAATTTGTTGAGTCAGGCCTTTGACTTGACGGCGAGATTGATTTCCTATTGGAAAATTGTGGTGAGGAGGCTCATTGATGTTATTGCTTTGCATTTGATGCTAAGCATCAATGAACTTGTGGATGTTGATTTGCAGAAGGACATATGCAAGGAAATGTTATCCTCAACAGGTGGTGGTGTTGAGAGTCTTCTTGAAGAGTCTCCTTCAATATCAGGTAAGAGAGAAAAGTTGAGCAGGAGTGTTAAAGTGCTGAGGGAAAGCAAGGAAACAGTTGCTAACATTATGCACAGGATTGGAGTTTATCATGTTTATGGTGATAACTGAAAGCATTTCCTAGTGTTTCTTAAGAATTGGAGTTCATTTTGAAAttgtctttaatttttgtttgttttgattatgATGCATGTGGTCTTTATCAGGCCCTTTTTGTTTATCTGTTGGAGAACTTTAACTAGTATGCAAGTcctatgttttttgtttgtaaaactTCAGTGGTTGGTTGCTGTTTTTGATCTAAGTACTACGCTTTTATTGTCTTTACTTTCTATCTTGT
This portion of the Trifolium pratense cultivar HEN17-A07 linkage group LG3, ARS_RC_1.1, whole genome shotgun sequence genome encodes:
- the LOC123914562 gene encoding putative dynamin-related protein 4A is translated as MVLTSKRTTKKATVTKNQRDESSLSLVHVEKALRRLNITKEEGIQLPTIVVVGDQSSGKSSILESLSGISLPRGQGICTRVPLVMRLQNHPLPLPHPELLLEFNGKTVFTDETHVSDAINIAIEEIAGSAKGISNTPLTLVVKKNGVPDLTIVDLPGITRVPVKGQPDNIYDQIKDIILEYITPEESIILNVLPATVDFTTCESIRMSQNVDKTGSRTLAVVTKADKSPEGLLEKVTADDINISLGYVCIRNRIGDESFEEARLEEQKLFESHSLLSKIDKSIVGIPVLIQKLVEVQAKMNSVMNEDDVDFAVDEGIEEVDELAEEEDVPIANIRPKRNTKLPNHLKDFVTPSLKKGSKK
- the LOC123917858 gene encoding dynamin-related protein 4C-like translates to MTSGKKKSSTKATTVNKHDESSSSLALVHVDVDVDQPLSVALAPIVSSYNEKIRPVLDALENLRRLNIAKEGIQLPTIVVVGDQSSGKSSVLESLAGISLPRGQGICTRVPLVMRLQNHPLPNPELVLEYNGKHVSTDEKNVSDEINTATEELAGTAKGICNTPLTLIVKKNGVPDLTMVDLPGITRVPVHGQPDNIYDQIKDIIMEYITPEESIILNVLTATVDFTTCESIRMSQSVDKTGLRTLAVVTKADKSPEGLLEKVTADDVNIGLGYVCVRNRIGEESYEEARNEEQKLFESHTLLSRIDKSIVGIPVLAEKLVHVQAMIISKTLPELVKKINEKLNNSLHELENLPANLSSFADAMSAFMHIVSLSRDTLRKILLMGDFEEYPDGKQMHCTARLVEMLNSFASDLKNSAESIGTKDFLMDEIKVLEEAKIIGLPNFMPRTVFLTLLQRKVRGVSHMPVNFVDDVWNYLETIITTVLKRHSENYYQLQVSTRRAAENLIAKKKKNSIQHVIQAVEMEKHTDYTCNPEYLQEYYKLVSHQEAFLKEVLNVNRQTSTVKLEGVGDIEVNHLLNYPNLLSQAFDLTARLISYWKIVVRRLIDVIALHLMLSINELVDVDLQKDICKEMLSSTGGGVESLLEESPSISGKREKLSRSVKVLRESKETVANIMHRIGVYHVYGDN